The following coding sequences lie in one Chlamydiota bacterium genomic window:
- the lepA gene encoding elongation factor 4 translates to MVDPKYIRNFCIIAHIDHGKSTLADRLLEFTKTITAREFRDQILDAMDLERERGITIKAHPVKMNYRSKDGNEYILNLIDTPGHVDFSYEVSRSLSACEGVILLVDAAQGVEAQTVSNIHLALEQGLEIIPAINKIDLPNADLPKVFGQLDSILGVFPEDIFKVSAKTGEGVEGLLEAVVERVPAPKLGSGTRLRALIFDSFFDSYKGVIVYVRVFEGSIRPGMKILMMATGQVFEIIELGHFRMKLTPTDILQAGDVGYIAANIKSAQDIRVGDTLTAQKDPAVELLPGFKRISPMVFCGLYPVSVEDYDLLKNGIHKLKLNDASFNFEPEDSAALGFGFRCGFLGLLHMEVVQQRLEREFDVHIIATSPSVIYKVLKVNGEELLMDNPVKFPSLNEIEWIEEPLIEATIITPVEFIGAVMQLGVDYRGTCVKTESLDQTRVMMTFEIPLNEILTEFYDRLKSITKGYASLDYEHKGYQVADLVKVDVMINGDIIDAFSVIVHESKAEAKCRQLAKKLKEVIPKQLIQIVIQTAVNGRVVARETVSALKKDVTAKCYGGDITRKRKLWEKQKEGKKKMKMFGKVQIPQKAFLDVLRAD, encoded by the coding sequence ATGGTTGATCCTAAATACATTCGTAATTTTTGTATCATTGCTCATATTGATCATGGAAAATCAACTTTGGCTGATCGTTTGTTAGAATTCACAAAAACGATTACAGCTCGGGAGTTCCGTGATCAAATTTTGGATGCAATGGATTTGGAACGGGAAAGAGGCATTACCATTAAGGCCCATCCCGTCAAAATGAATTATCGTTCAAAGGATGGGAATGAATATATCTTAAATTTAATTGATACCCCAGGGCATGTTGATTTTTCCTACGAAGTTTCAAGAAGTCTTTCTGCCTGTGAGGGTGTTATTTTACTGGTCGATGCTGCTCAAGGGGTTGAAGCCCAAACAGTTTCTAATATTCATTTGGCTCTTGAGCAGGGCTTAGAAATTATTCCTGCCATCAATAAAATCGATCTTCCTAATGCAGATCTTCCAAAAGTATTTGGCCAGCTTGATTCTATTCTGGGTGTTTTTCCGGAAGACATTTTTAAAGTGAGTGCAAAGACAGGGGAAGGCGTCGAAGGGCTTTTAGAAGCCGTTGTTGAACGTGTCCCTGCCCCAAAGTTAGGATCGGGAACAAGGCTCAGGGCTCTTATTTTTGATTCTTTCTTTGATTCCTATAAAGGGGTCATTGTTTATGTACGTGTTTTTGAGGGATCGATCCGCCCAGGGATGAAAATACTCATGATGGCGACAGGGCAGGTGTTTGAAATTATTGAGTTGGGTCATTTTAGAATGAAATTAACCCCAACTGATATTCTTCAAGCAGGCGATGTAGGTTATATTGCGGCTAATATCAAATCAGCTCAAGATATTCGAGTGGGAGATACCCTTACGGCACAAAAAGATCCTGCTGTAGAGTTATTGCCGGGCTTTAAGCGCATCTCTCCGATGGTTTTTTGCGGGCTTTATCCTGTTTCCGTGGAGGATTATGATCTTTTAAAAAATGGAATCCATAAATTAAAACTGAACGATGCCTCATTTAATTTTGAACCGGAGGATTCTGCGGCGCTTGGATTTGGATTTCGATGCGGTTTTTTAGGGCTTCTTCACATGGAGGTCGTTCAGCAGCGCCTCGAGCGAGAGTTCGACGTTCACATCATCGCAACCTCACCCAGCGTTATCTACAAAGTTCTTAAAGTGAATGGAGAGGAGCTTCTCATGGATAATCCTGTGAAGTTTCCTTCTTTAAATGAGATTGAATGGATTGAAGAGCCTCTGATTGAAGCAACCATCATCACCCCGGTTGAATTTATTGGAGCCGTGATGCAGTTGGGTGTAGACTACCGGGGAACTTGTGTTAAAACCGAGTCACTGGACCAAACGCGTGTGATGATGACGTTTGAGATTCCTTTGAATGAAATTTTGACTGAGTTTTACGATCGCTTAAAATCAATTACTAAAGGATATGCCTCTTTAGATTATGAACACAAAGGCTATCAAGTTGCAGACCTGGTCAAAGTAGATGTGATGATCAATGGGGATATCATTGATGCTTTTTCAGTGATTGTCCATGAAAGCAAGGCTGAGGCCAAGTGCCGTCAGTTGGCTAAGAAGTTAAAAGAGGTGATTCCAAAGCAGTTAATTCAAATTGTGATTCAAACGGCTGTCAATGGACGTGTTGTTGCCAGAGAAACGGTGAGCGCTCTTAAAAAAGATGTTACTGCGAAGTGTTATGGAGGTGATATTACGCGTAAGAGAAAACTTTGGGAGAAGCAAAAAGAGGGAAAGAAGAAGATGAAGATGTTTGGAAAGGTCCAAATTCCTCAAAAGGCATTTTTAGATGTTTTGAGAGCGGACTGA
- the rpe gene encoding ribulose-phosphate 3-epimerase — protein MKRTIKIAPSILAGDFGNLEREAHKAEEALADILHVDIMDGHFVPNLTIGPQAVHAIKKSTSLPLDVHLMISDPLKYADEFIDAGATNLTFHLEINQDVDSVIEKIKRRGIDCGIALKPGTPFEKVVPFLKRIDLLLLMTVEPGFGGQKFMSGVLSKVSQARQWMDRENLSVDIEVDGGISSKTVAEVVQSGANVLVAGSAIYEASDAGVAVKELRELAYKSSKFKVKSLKEIKKLKENKCRNG, from the coding sequence ATGAAAAGAACGATTAAAATTGCGCCTTCCATTTTAGCAGGCGACTTCGGAAATTTGGAAAGAGAGGCCCACAAAGCCGAAGAGGCTCTTGCCGATATCCTTCATGTGGACATCATGGACGGGCATTTTGTGCCGAATTTAACAATTGGACCCCAGGCGGTACATGCGATTAAAAAAAGTACAAGCCTTCCCCTGGATGTTCATTTGATGATTTCTGATCCTCTTAAATACGCGGATGAATTTATTGATGCAGGGGCAACCAATCTGACCTTTCACTTGGAAATCAATCAGGATGTGGATTCGGTGATTGAGAAGATTAAGAGAAGGGGGATTGATTGTGGAATTGCGCTTAAGCCTGGAACCCCGTTTGAAAAAGTTGTTCCATTCTTAAAAAGAATAGATCTTTTGCTTTTAATGACTGTGGAGCCCGGATTTGGAGGGCAAAAATTTATGTCAGGGGTTTTGTCCAAAGTATCTCAAGCAAGGCAATGGATGGATCGTGAGAATCTATCCGTCGATATTGAAGTAGACGGAGGAATTAGTTCAAAGACGGTGGCTGAGGTGGTTCAGTCAGGGGCCAATGTTTTGGTGGCTGGATCCGCGATTTATGAGGCAAGCGATGCGGGTGTGGCTGTGAAGGAATTGAGAGAGTTAGCTTACAAAAGTTCAAAGTTCAAAGTTAAAAGTTTAAAAGAAATAAAAAAGTTAAAAGAAAATAAATGTAGAAATGGTTGA
- a CDS encoding insulinase family protein, translated as MKYILEKLKNGVRLVLCPMRETRSVTMGVWIGVGGRYETDALCGVSHFLEHMLFKGTKTRTAVQISQAIEGVGGSMNAFTTEETTCFYAKVMNEHFGQAFEVLADMVENAAFRPQDIEKERGVILEELRMNLDVPAHYVFELLGRVMWPKHPLGRMLIGSEKTIRGLKRSDFLKFKNENYTARNIVISIAGRMDVDHVLKEASQRFNFLDEKEGALKFLPVVEHQVKPQYQVHSKKTEQTHFCIGIRAFHRNHPDRFALRVLNAALGENMSSRLFQVIREKLGLSYDISSTIERFSDTGSLVISAGVTKGRLNQALEGTLRELEKFKKKLLSKDELNMVKEYCIGQTALGMEKTSNQMVYMGESELCSGQILSLDELLRRMRAVTAEDVERVAHTVFTNERLNLSVVGPMVKEKEIANLFRLN; from the coding sequence ATGAAGTATATCCTGGAAAAGCTCAAAAATGGGGTACGTCTGGTTTTGTGTCCTATGCGTGAGACACGCAGCGTAACCATGGGTGTTTGGATTGGGGTTGGCGGACGTTACGAAACGGATGCATTATGTGGCGTTTCTCATTTTTTGGAACACATGCTTTTTAAGGGCACAAAAACAAGAACGGCCGTTCAGATTTCTCAGGCGATTGAAGGGGTTGGAGGGAGCATGAATGCCTTTACCACTGAAGAAACAACCTGTTTTTATGCCAAGGTGATGAATGAGCATTTTGGACAGGCCTTTGAGGTTTTAGCGGACATGGTTGAAAATGCTGCGTTCCGTCCTCAGGATATTGAAAAAGAACGGGGTGTGATTCTGGAAGAATTACGGATGAATTTGGATGTTCCCGCCCATTATGTTTTCGAACTTTTAGGGCGTGTGATGTGGCCGAAACATCCTTTGGGAAGAATGTTGATTGGATCTGAAAAAACGATTCGGGGTTTAAAACGTTCCGATTTTCTCAAATTTAAAAATGAGAATTATACCGCTCGCAATATTGTCATTTCGATTGCGGGAAGGATGGATGTCGATCATGTTTTAAAAGAGGCAAGTCAAAGATTTAACTTTTTGGATGAGAAAGAGGGAGCTTTAAAATTCCTTCCAGTCGTGGAGCATCAGGTTAAGCCACAATATCAGGTTCATTCTAAGAAAACAGAGCAGACCCATTTCTGTATCGGGATTCGTGCTTTTCATCGCAATCATCCAGACCGTTTTGCCTTAAGAGTTCTGAATGCGGCTTTAGGAGAGAATATGAGCTCGCGGCTTTTTCAAGTGATTCGAGAAAAGTTGGGTTTAAGTTATGACATTAGTTCCACCATTGAAAGATTTTCAGATACAGGCTCTCTTGTGATTTCGGCAGGGGTGACGAAGGGGCGTTTGAATCAGGCCTTAGAAGGAACGCTTCGCGAGCTTGAAAAATTTAAGAAAAAACTTCTTTCCAAAGATGAATTGAATATGGTGAAGGAATATTGCATTGGACAAACGGCTTTAGGAATGGAAAAGACTTCAAATCAAATGGTTTATATGGGTGAAAGCGAACTCTGTTCAGGGCAAATTCTTTCGCTTGATGAACTCCTTCGAAGAATGAGAGCTGTGACGGCTGAAGATGTCGAGCGAGTGGCTCACACTGTTTTTACCAATGAACGTTTGAATCTTTCAGTAGTAGGTCCCATGGTAAAAGAAAAAGAGATCGCAAATTTATTTCGGTTGAACTAG
- the ruvX gene encoding Holliday junction resolvase RuvX, with protein MIILALDVGSKRIGIAVSDPLGMIATGLPTLERQDLAWDLEAIQKIVNERKVQMILLGLPLHMNGRHGKEADEVLKFRDDLMEKTHLPVEVIDERWTTVAAERTLLEGDLSRKKRKGKIDQVAAQIILQSYLERERFKS; from the coding sequence ATGATTATTTTAGCATTAGATGTAGGAAGTAAAAGAATAGGGATTGCGGTAAGCGATCCTTTAGGGATGATTGCTACAGGGCTTCCAACGCTGGAGCGTCAGGATCTCGCATGGGATCTTGAAGCCATTCAAAAAATTGTGAATGAAAGAAAGGTTCAAATGATTCTTTTGGGACTTCCTCTTCATATGAATGGCAGGCATGGCAAGGAAGCAGATGAGGTTTTAAAATTTAGAGATGATTTGATGGAGAAAACCCATCTTCCGGTTGAAGTGATTGATGAACGGTGGACAACAGTGGCCGCTGAAAGAACCCTTTTAGAAGGAGATCTTTCTCGAAAGAAAAGAAAAGGAAAAATCGATCAGGTGGCGGCCCAAATTATTCTTCAAAGCTATTTAGAAAGAGAAAGGTTTAAATCATGA
- a CDS encoding mannose-1-phosphate guanylyltransferase, producing MIKIRNPQSAIRSSISLYAVIMAGGVGERFWPMSRQSFPKQFLNMLGNHTMIQETVNRLTPLISSKKVFIVSNKTQRNLIQSQLPKLNQSQIILEPIGKNTAPCIGLAASLLDKINPEAVMVVLPSDHVIPDQKRFLEILKDSAEVALKTEGLVTIGMKPTEPETGYGYIHFEKVFSSKGVTKFFQVRRFVEKPDQRHARAYLKDGHYLWNSGMFIWKVKTILDAFKTHLPEIDQELKRVQSSLGTPRQEKAIREMYSRVPKISIDYGIMEKAKNIFVALGDFGWDDVGSWSSLERHFKKDSGGNVVLGDCVGVDYKNSIVISRHGITGMVGVKNLIVVQTQDAVLIIDKSRAQDVKMLVDQMKARQEYHKYL from the coding sequence GTGATTAAAATCCGCAATCCGCAATCCGCAATCCGAAGTTCAATTAGTCTCTACGCAGTCATTATGGCTGGGGGGGTGGGGGAAAGGTTTTGGCCGATGAGTCGGCAGAGTTTTCCGAAGCAATTCTTGAATATGCTGGGGAATCATACCATGATTCAGGAAACGGTGAATCGATTGACACCGCTTATTTCCAGTAAAAAAGTTTTTATTGTTTCTAATAAAACGCAAAGGAATTTGATCCAATCGCAGCTTCCCAAATTAAATCAAAGTCAGATTATTCTTGAACCGATTGGAAAGAATACGGCGCCATGTATTGGTCTTGCGGCTTCATTGTTAGATAAAATTAATCCAGAGGCTGTGATGGTGGTTCTTCCCTCGGATCATGTGATTCCGGATCAGAAGCGATTTCTTGAGATTTTGAAAGATTCTGCCGAAGTTGCGCTAAAAACGGAAGGGTTAGTTACCATTGGAATGAAACCGACTGAACCCGAAACAGGATATGGCTATATCCATTTTGAAAAGGTGTTTTCTTCGAAAGGTGTAACGAAGTTTTTTCAGGTCAGGCGTTTTGTTGAAAAACCGGATCAAAGGCATGCCCGAGCTTATTTAAAAGATGGCCATTATTTATGGAATAGCGGGATGTTTATTTGGAAGGTTAAAACCATTTTAGATGCGTTTAAAACCCATCTTCCGGAAATTGATCAAGAGCTTAAGCGGGTCCAATCTTCTTTAGGAACACCGCGTCAGGAAAAAGCGATTCGTGAAATGTATAGCCGAGTTCCCAAAATTTCAATTGATTATGGAATCATGGAAAAGGCTAAAAATATTTTTGTAGCGTTAGGGGATTTTGGATGGGATGATGTGGGGTCCTGGTCAAGCCTGGAAAGGCATTTTAAAAAGGATTCAGGCGGAAATGTGGTTTTAGGCGATTGTGTGGGAGTCGATTACAAAAACTCTATTGTCATCAGCCGCCATGGAATTACGGGAATGGTTGGAGTGAAAAATTTGATTGTGGTTCAAACTCAAGATGCAGTTTTAATTATTGATAAATCACGTGCTCAAGATGTGAAAATGCTTGTGGACCAAATGAAGGCTCGTCAAGAGTATCACAAATATCTATGA
- a CDS encoding ATP-binding protein yields MEINRLSFNELYKEITDPRISILLGARQVGKSTLLKLIEIKAKEEGYDTAFYDLEQPRDLLHLSGNDQEVIDKLTSSNAIIFIDEFHYLKNASKIFKAIYDLRKGSTARGGIKIFASGSSSLEIHKHLKESLAGRFIKTMIFPLSLLEWRQVPGFKEREYLQWGGLPRLIHHRDPVQRISILDNILSTYITKDIKGLIQEENIRSFNTLLYELAQSQGSVVMASNLARNIHLSEPTIVRHLEIMSQTYVLYPISSYSANLANELKKSKKYYFFDLGLRNALLKDFRSVQDREDKGVLYESVVLNHLVSQLKPNMEIRFWRTKGGDEVDFILLKNRIPVPIEVKSKLQKPDLPRGMIVFLKAYPKAPFGMVFNETIEETIRAEGRLIHFKKWSASAEVEYLKEVL; encoded by the coding sequence ATGGAAATTAACCGACTCTCTTTCAATGAGTTATATAAAGAAATAACGGATCCGAGGATTTCTATTCTTCTCGGAGCACGCCAAGTTGGAAAATCTACTCTTCTCAAACTTATTGAAATAAAAGCAAAAGAAGAGGGGTATGACACTGCGTTTTATGATTTAGAACAACCACGAGACCTGCTTCATCTTTCAGGTAATGATCAAGAAGTGATAGATAAACTTACGTCTTCAAACGCGATTATTTTTATTGATGAATTTCATTACCTTAAGAATGCGTCAAAGATATTTAAAGCTATCTATGATTTAAGAAAAGGGTCCACGGCAAGGGGTGGAATTAAAATATTTGCGTCGGGCTCTTCTTCATTGGAAATTCACAAACATCTTAAGGAAAGTCTTGCGGGTCGATTTATTAAAACAATGATTTTCCCTCTTTCACTTCTTGAGTGGCGACAGGTCCCTGGATTTAAGGAAAGAGAGTATTTACAATGGGGTGGATTGCCTCGACTCATACATCATCGAGATCCTGTTCAAAGAATCAGCATATTAGATAATATTTTAAGCACTTATATTACCAAGGATATTAAAGGCCTCATTCAGGAAGAAAATATTCGTTCTTTTAACACCCTTCTTTATGAGCTTGCGCAAAGTCAGGGCTCGGTTGTCATGGCCTCCAATCTTGCAAGGAATATCCATTTGAGCGAACCCACTATTGTACGACATTTAGAAATCATGTCCCAAACTTACGTGCTTTATCCTATTTCCAGTTACTCGGCAAACCTTGCCAATGAATTAAAAAAATCAAAGAAGTATTACTTCTTTGATCTTGGATTAAGAAATGCGCTTCTCAAAGATTTTCGCTCGGTTCAAGATCGTGAAGATAAAGGTGTACTCTATGAGAGTGTTGTGCTCAACCACCTCGTATCACAATTAAAACCCAATATGGAAATTCGATTTTGGAGAACGAAGGGTGGGGACGAAGTAGATTTTATTCTTTTAAAAAATCGTATTCCAGTGCCGATTGAGGTAAAATCAAAACTTCAAAAGCCGGATCTGCCTCGTGGAATGATCGTCTTTTTGAAGGCCTATCCCAAGGCACCCTTTGGAATGGTGTTCAATGAAACCATCGAAGAGACGATTCGTGCTGAAGGGAGATTAATCCATTTTAAGAAATGGAGCGCTTCGGCTGAGGTAGAGTACTTAAAAGAGGTGTTATAG
- a CDS encoding tryptophan synthase subunit alpha has translation MKRIENKFFNLSKEGKKGLITYITAGDPGMRVTEDLVYAFDDLGVDGVELGIPFSDPLADGVVNQLAAQRSLKAGTTVHKVLDLVSRIRKKSEIPIVFFTYLNPILKYGLNGFARDASNAGVDGILVLDLPPEEASEYCQMMSNRAIDTVFLVAPTSSDERIKKISSFAKGFIYCVSRTGVTGMQSEISQEVPQLVGRIRKISSLPVAVGFGISGPEQVKALAQHADAVVVGSAIVKKIEENVSSPNLVKEVKKFVKTLVGAIHE, from the coding sequence ATGAAGCGCATTGAAAACAAATTTTTTAATCTTAGTAAAGAAGGCAAGAAGGGCCTTATTACCTACATCACTGCAGGGGATCCTGGGATGCGAGTGACGGAGGATTTGGTTTATGCCTTTGATGATTTAGGGGTAGATGGGGTGGAGCTTGGAATTCCATTTTCGGATCCTTTGGCTGATGGAGTGGTGAATCAATTGGCGGCTCAAAGGTCTCTCAAAGCGGGAACAACGGTTCATAAAGTTTTGGATTTGGTCAGCCGTATTCGAAAAAAATCTGAAATTCCGATTGTTTTCTTTACCTATCTTAATCCCATTTTGAAATATGGATTAAATGGATTTGCCCGAGACGCGTCCAATGCAGGAGTCGATGGGATTTTGGTGCTCGATCTTCCTCCAGAAGAGGCGAGTGAATATTGTCAAATGATGTCAAATCGAGCGATTGACACAGTTTTTCTTGTAGCTCCAACCAGTTCGGATGAAAGAATTAAAAAAATTAGCTCATTTGCCAAAGGTTTTATTTACTGTGTTTCAAGAACAGGTGTAACGGGAATGCAATCTGAAATTTCTCAAGAAGTTCCACAATTAGTTGGGCGCATCAGAAAAATTTCTTCTCTTCCCGTGGCCGTAGGATTTGGGATTTCTGGTCCTGAGCAAGTAAAAGCCTTAGCCCAACATGCAGATGCTGTTGTGGTCGGAAGTGCCATTGTGAAAAAGATTGAAGAGAATGTTTCAAGTCCAAATCTAGTTAAAGAGGTAAAAAAATTTGTAAAAACGCTTGTGGGGGCTATCCATGAGTAA
- a CDS encoding transposase, which yields MSIKKPRLYGYDYASNGFYFITIVTHYRQPLLMGINRDVVAQFIGQLNEISGVSIDYFTVMDDHVHMILVLNECHLILGEVVRRFKARTTHEFKAPLWQPNYYEHVIRNEQALLKIREYIQNNPQAEKIKWEEIYEGLPDNSRGYTDLASNRSRAIKLM from the coding sequence ATGAGTATTAAGAAGCCTCGTTTGTATGGATATGATTACGCTTCGAATGGTTTTTACTTTATCACCATCGTAACCCACTATCGCCAGCCCTTGCTTATGGGCATAAATCGTGATGTAGTCGCCCAATTTATCGGGCAATTGAATGAGATTTCAGGTGTTTCTATTGATTATTTCACCGTCATGGATGATCACGTTCACATGATTCTCGTTTTGAATGAGTGTCACTTGATACTAGGGGAAGTTGTGCGAAGGTTTAAGGCACGGACTACCCATGAGTTTAAAGCGCCCTTATGGCAACCCAATTATTATGAACACGTGATCAGAAATGAGCAGGCCTTACTCAAGATACGTGAGTACATTCAAAATAATCCTCAAGCTGAAAAGATAAAATGGGAGGAGATTTACGAAGGGCTGCCCGATAACTCGCGCGGCTACACTGATTTGGCAAGTAATCGTAGTCGCGCCATTAAGCTAATGTAG
- the trpB gene encoding tryptophan synthase subunit beta: protein MKTKYKGHYPDQKGHFGAYGGKFAPETLMTALEDLERIYLESIKDKKFQKELAFYLKQYVGRPTPLYFAERLSEVLKAKIYLKREDLCHTGAHKINNTMGQILVTQRMGKKRVIAETGAGQHGVATATVCALFGLECTVYMGEEDMKRQALNVFRMRLLGAQVVPVTTGSKTLKDAINEAIRDWVTNVRTSHYILGSVAGLHPFPRIVRDFQSVIGREARQQILTQAKRLPDFLIACVGGGSNSIGLFYEFLDDRSVQMVGVEAGGLGIDGTQHAARFAGGSVGVFQGSRSYVLQDEDGQIRTTHSISAGLDYAGVGPEHSFLMENGRVKYTYIKDDEALAAFSTLAKLEGIIPALESAHAVAYLFKMSPSQSKGKVIIVNLSGRGDKDVEVVSKLNIKNQRPK from the coding sequence ATGAAGACAAAATACAAAGGTCATTATCCAGATCAAAAAGGTCATTTCGGTGCTTATGGGGGAAAATTTGCCCCAGAGACTTTGATGACGGCACTTGAAGATTTGGAACGCATTTATCTTGAATCGATAAAAGATAAAAAATTTCAGAAGGAATTGGCCTTTTATCTTAAACAATATGTGGGAAGACCGACACCGCTTTATTTTGCCGAAAGACTTTCAGAAGTCCTTAAAGCAAAAATTTATTTAAAAAGGGAAGACTTGTGCCATACGGGAGCCCATAAAATTAATAACACCATGGGTCAAATTCTTGTGACACAGAGAATGGGAAAAAAAAGGGTGATTGCAGAGACGGGGGCGGGTCAGCATGGAGTGGCGACAGCAACCGTTTGCGCTTTATTTGGTTTGGAATGCACAGTTTATATGGGTGAAGAGGACATGAAACGTCAGGCCTTAAATGTTTTTCGAATGAGGCTTTTAGGGGCCCAGGTCGTTCCTGTGACCACGGGTTCTAAGACTTTAAAAGATGCGATTAATGAAGCGATTCGGGATTGGGTCACCAATGTTAGAACTTCTCATTATATTTTAGGTTCCGTGGCGGGACTTCATCCTTTTCCTCGAATTGTGAGGGATTTTCAAAGTGTGATTGGACGAGAAGCCCGTCAACAGATTTTAACCCAAGCCAAGCGTTTACCCGATTTTCTCATTGCTTGTGTAGGGGGAGGGTCCAATTCGATTGGGCTTTTTTATGAATTTTTAGACGATCGGTCAGTTCAAATGGTTGGGGTAGAAGCAGGGGGATTGGGAATTGATGGGACCCAGCATGCTGCCCGTTTTGCGGGCGGCTCCGTTGGCGTATTTCAGGGTTCGAGAAGCTACGTTCTTCAGGATGAAGATGGCCAGATTAGAACCACACATTCAATTTCGGCGGGGCTTGATTATGCGGGAGTAGGTCCAGAGCATAGCTTTCTGATGGAAAATGGACGTGTAAAATACACCTATATCAAAGATGACGAGGCCTTGGCTGCTTTTTCAACTTTGGCCAAACTAGAAGGAATTATTCCTGCTTTAGAATCTGCGCATGCGGTCGCTTATCTTTTTAAAATGTCTCCTTCTCAGAGTAAAGGAAAGGTGATTATTGTGAATCTCTCTGGAAGGGGAGATAAGGATGTGGAGGTGGTTTCAAAATTAAATATCAAAAATCAAAGACCAAAATGA
- a CDS encoding phosphoribosylanthranilate isomerase yields the protein MVKVKICGITNLEDALVAVEAGADALGFNFYPKSPRYIEPGTAGRIIQTLPPFIASVGIFVNAERNRVEEIIKETRISVLQFHGNEKPEGCQFDMPVIKAVSVGFSVEALKAYREICGVLLDSPHRGSFGGMGEVFDWTEAEKYKILARPIIISGGLGPENVEEAIQKVSPYGVDACSRLEKEPGKKNHQYVRQFITRAKSVNRK from the coding sequence ATGGTCAAAGTCAAAATATGCGGTATTACTAATTTAGAAGATGCCCTGGTGGCTGTCGAGGCGGGGGCTGACGCGCTGGGCTTTAATTTTTATCCAAAGAGTCCTCGCTATATTGAGCCAGGAACAGCAGGTCGTATTATTCAGACACTGCCTCCTTTTATCGCCAGTGTTGGTATTTTTGTAAATGCTGAGCGAAATAGGGTTGAGGAGATCATTAAGGAAACACGAATTTCGGTATTACAATTTCATGGGAATGAAAAACCTGAAGGCTGTCAATTTGATATGCCTGTGATTAAGGCTGTCAGTGTAGGATTTTCAGTAGAGGCTTTAAAAGCTTATAGAGAAATTTGTGGGGTTCTTTTAGATTCTCCTCATCGCGGCTCTTTCGGAGGAATGGGAGAGGTTTTTGATTGGACAGAGGCTGAAAAATATAAAATTTTAGCAAGACCCATCATTATTTCAGGGGGCTTAGGCCCTGAAAATGTGGAAGAAGCGATTCAAAAAGTTAGCCCTTATGGAGTGGATGCCTGTAGCCGCTTGGAAAAAGAGCCTGGCAAGAAAAATCATCAATATGTAAGACAATTTATTACACGGGCAAAGTCAGTAAATAGGAAATAG
- the trpC gene encoding indole-3-glycerol phosphate synthase TrpC has product MAGTFLEEIIQYKKRKVENAKKIFPLEKIISLISLKNFSKVSSFKKAIQRPPGKALRLIAEVKKASPSKGLLRRDFDPIMIAKIYEKKGASALSVLTDEKFFQGSLENLEIISQNISLPLLRKDFIVDEYQIYEAKAHGASAVLLIVAALEKKEIISFLAKVREIGLSALIEVHEKDELKLALECGADLIGINNRDLKTFQVDLKTCEVLCQDLISGVTTVVESGILTREDVNRVAQLPVDAILVGEAFMTAPDIAMKMRELMREEYSK; this is encoded by the coding sequence ATGGCCGGCACTTTTTTAGAAGAAATTATTCAATATAAAAAAAGAAAGGTTGAAAACGCCAAAAAGATATTTCCGCTCGAAAAAATAATATCGCTGATTTCTTTGAAAAATTTTTCTAAAGTTTCTTCATTTAAGAAGGCTATTCAGCGGCCTCCAGGGAAGGCTCTCAGGCTTATTGCTGAAGTCAAAAAGGCTTCACCCTCGAAGGGATTATTGCGAAGGGATTTTGATCCTATCATGATTGCCAAAATTTACGAGAAAAAGGGGGCGAGTGCTCTTTCAGTTTTAACCGATGAAAAATTTTTTCAAGGGAGTCTTGAAAATTTAGAAATCATTTCTCAAAATATCTCTTTACCTCTTTTGAGAAAAGATTTTATTGTTGATGAGTATCAGATTTATGAGGCAAAGGCCCATGGCGCAAGTGCGGTGTTATTGATTGTTGCAGCCTTAGAAAAGAAAGAAATTATTTCTTTTCTTGCTAAGGTTCGTGAGATTGGACTTTCAGCTTTGATCGAGGTTCATGAGAAAGATGAGCTTAAACTAGCCCTTGAATGCGGTGCTGACTTGATCGGGATCAATAATCGGGACTTAAAGACCTTTCAAGTTGATTTGAAGACTTGTGAAGTGTTATGTCAGGACTTGATTTCAGGAGTAACCACAGTCGTTGAGAGCGGGATTTTAACGAGAGAGGATGTGAATCGTGTCGCTCAGCTTCCGGTTGATGCTATTTTGGTTGGAGAGGCTTTTATGACGGCACCGGATATTGCTATGAAAATGCGAGAATTGATGAGAGAAGAGTACAGTAAGTAG